A stretch of the Mercenaria mercenaria strain notata unplaced genomic scaffold, MADL_Memer_1 contig_2838, whole genome shotgun sequence genome encodes the following:
- the LOC123526856 gene encoding uncharacterized protein LOC123526856: MNAFKHIIALKKHKEMPNASKSTLIYMFCLLASQISDIEPNPGPCSGTQYPCGKCSENVSWSQKGILCDDCGTWYHAACEGVGNSTYNRLSDSKFSWYWCQCGSPNYSVSLTDSLNSLSDTSYYAPLTNDHDNISTNVDHSSFLQDAPSTPKATSTPNPKSKSRPPKVKLNNSERLTILNINCRSVKNKIPDLHLMVDQVKPDIICLTETWLKPGVSSSEIFPDTLNYSVCRDDRCGGQGGGVMIAISKALLSQEQADLKTNCNITWSKITLTGIKNIYVGAYYKPHELDELSLSELWSSLSKIPKDSIIWLLGDFNMPDINWVNETLKPNCKNRSLYEDFMEKLSHLNLEQMVKVPTRLSNTLDLFLTSHPSHVHLVKTLPGLATSDHDIVFHEVKINRGRPIQPKRLIKQYRKTNWEAIRSDMRSFSSSFISKAYTNPDEAWNSFKDSLNESCIKHIPTKISKSRADLPWLTPRIIRLIHKRDKLYHKLNKSPNQAKNQKLKSLKSYIQRQIRASYWSYMENVIFSHDSQP; the protein is encoded by the coding sequence ATGAATGCTTTCAAACACATAATAGCACTTAAGAAGCATAAAGAAATGCCCAATGCTAGTAAATCAACCCTGATTTATATGTTTTGCCTACTGGCCAGCCAAATCTCAGACATCGAACCAAATCCAGGTCCTTGCAGTGGCACCCAGTATCCTTGTGGTAAGTGCTCTGAAAATGTCTCATGGTCCCAGAAGGGCATATTATGTGATGACTGTGGAACATGGTATCACGCAGCTTGTGAAGGGGTAGGTAATTCCACATACAACAGGTTATCGGACTCTAAGTTTAGCTGGTATTGGTGTCAATGTGGTTCTCCTAATTATTCAGTTTCGTTGACTGACTCCCTTAATAGTCTTAGTGATACTTCATATTATGCACCCCTCACTAATGATCATGATAATATCAGTACAAATGTAGACCACTCCTCTTTTCTTCAAGACGCTCCTTCAACCCCAAAAGCAACATCCACCCCCAACCCCAAAAGTAAGTCAAGGCCACCTAAAGTCAAACTCAATAACTCCGAGCGCCTCACTATTCTCAACATCAATTGTAGGTCCGTAAAGAATAAAATACCTGACTTGCATCTAATGGTAGACCAAGTCAAACCTGATATTATCTGTCTCACTGAAACCTGGTTAAAACCTGGCGTCAGTTCTTCTGAAATTTTTCCAGATACCCTAAACTATAGTGTCTGTAGGGATGATAGGTGTGGTGGACAGGGCGGGGGAGTGATGATTGCCATCTCTAAAGCGTTACTCAGTCAAGAACAAGCTGACCTTAAAACTAACTGTAATATAACATGGTCAAAAATAACTTTAACtggtataaaaaacatttatgttgGAGCATACTATAAACCACATGAACTTGACGAACTATCATTGTCTGAACTGTGGTCATCCTTAAGTAAAATCCCGAAGGATAGCATAATATGGCTCCTCGGAGACTTCAACATGCCTGATATCAACTGGGTCAATGAAACACTCAaaccaaattgtaaaaatagAAGTCTCTATGAAGATTTTATGGAAAAACTGTCCCACCTAAATTTGGAACAGATGGTAAAAGTCCCAACCAGGTTGTCCAATACCCTTGACCTCTTCCTTACCTCCCACCCATCCCATGTCCACCTCGTCAAGACACTTCCCGGCCTTGCAACCTCTGACCATGATATAGTATTTCATGAGGTCAAAATAAACAGAGGGCGACCCATCCAGCCAAAGAGACTAATAAAACAATATCGGAAAACTAACTGGGAGGCGATCAGATCTGACATGCGCTCATTTAGTAGTAGTTTTATTAGTAAGGCCTATACAAACCCTGATGAGGCTTGGAACTCATTTAAGGACAGCTTAAATGAATCTTGTATCAAGCATATCCCTACTAAAATATCCAAATCCCGTGCCGACTTGCCTTGGTTAACTCCCAGAATTATCAGGCTTATCCACAAGCGTGATAAACTCTATCACAAACTCAACAAATCCCCAAATCAAGCTAAGAACCAGAAACTGAAGTCCCTAAAATCCTACATACAAAGGCAAATAAGAGCCTCCTACTGGTCATACATGGAAAACGTCATCTTTAGCCATGATTCCCAACCTG